The window GTGGTCGGCGGTGTCCAGCCGGGTCTGGTACTCCCAGATGGCGTTCCGCAGCCGCAGCGGCGGCACGTCCATGGACTGCGCGGCCGCGTTGATCAGCCCGAGCGCGGTCTGGGAAGAGACTTCGGTGCCCGCCGCCGAGCTGGCGAATTCGGCCAGCCACGGATCGACCGGCACCGTCTCGACGCCGGCCACCAGGGCGAGGCGCGCCCAGCTCAGTCCGGAATGCTGCGACGGCAGGTTGAGCCAAGCCTGATGCAGGGACCGGAACTGATCGGTGGCGTTCGCGTAACCATTGGTGAAGTCGGCGACCGAATTGACGCCGGCTGTGACTGCGGCATCGGCGGCCTGGTGGACCACGTCGGCCTTGTACGGCGCCTCTTCCCGTGAGAAGACGCGCTGGTGGTTGCCGATTTGGTCCATCCAAGCCTCCAAACCGATCGAGAACGTCTGGGCCAAGTCGCTGGCCCCGTCCTGGTCGGCGTCGGCGCCCTGGCTGCGGCGGAAGTCGCGGTAACGGCTGATGATCTCGATCACGTTGCCGTACCGAACCCGCTCGGCCCAGATCGCGTCGATGATGCATTCGGCGAAGGACTGCGGATAGGTGTTGAGTTGCGTCCACTCAGACGGCGCTGGCAGCAGCGTCTGCGAGGCGTGCAAGAAACGGTCAAGTTGTGTTGCATTGATTGTGGCCATGACGGAACAACGTAGGTTCCCGTCCGGGCCTTGGCGAGCGGTCGCTGGGACCGTCCCGTCATGTGGTCGCTTCGCCGAGCCGCCCGCGCCAGTCGTCGGCGAGCCGTCCGCAAAGGGTGGTAAGCAGGGAACCGGCTTCGGCCATCGACCGGGCGGGATCGCGCTCCAGGTCGGCCAGCTGGTAGACCCGCTCAAGACCCAGGCCGGCGGCGTCCGCGGGCGCGAGCTCGCTGATCCCGCAGACGGCCACCACGGGAACGCCGCCGGTGTGGGCGGCGCGGGCGGCTCGGGCCACGCCTGCCACCGTCTTGCCCATCAAGGTCTGCCGGTCCAAACGGCCCTCGCCGGTGACCACCAGGCCCGCGCCGGCCAACGCCGAGCGGAACCCCACCATGTCCAACACCAAGTCGATTCCGGACTGCGGGCGCGCCCCGAGGACCGCCATCGCGCCGAAGCCCACCCCGCCGGCGCTGCCCGCCCCGGCCGCGTCGCGGAGGTCGCGGCCCGTTGTGCGGGCCACCAAGTCGGCCCAGGCCGCAAGTTCGGCTTCGCGGAGCCGCGCGTCGGCGCCGACCAACCCCTTCTGGGGACCGAACACGGCAACGGCCCCGCCGGGGCCGAGGAGCGGGGCGTCGACATCGGACGCCAAGACCAGGTCGGCGTTTGCGAGTTGCGGCGGCAGGGCCGCCAAGTCGAGCGTGGTTTCGGGGCCGATCAAGTCCAGACGCGCGGGCAGTTCCCGGCCGTCCCGGCCGCGCAGCGCGGCCCCGAGCCCGCAAACCATCCCCAGGCCGCCGTCGCTGGAGGCCGAGCCGCCCACCCCGACAATCAATTGGCGGGGCCCTTCGGCCAGGGCCGCCAGGGCCGCCCGGATGGCCTCGCCAAGGCCCCGGCTGGAGGCCTCCAGCGGCGCCAGCCGCCCGCCCGGCAAGCGCTCAAGCCCACAAGCGTCGGCAAGTTCGACCACGGCCCGCCCGCCGAGCCGCGCTATCTGCGTGGTGACCGGTGCTCCCGTCGGCCCGTGGACCAGGGCCGGGATAAGGCGGAATCCCGCCGATGCCGCCGCCGCCAACGTGCCGTCGCCCCCGTCCGCCACCAAGAAGCCCGCCGCCGCCAAACCAGCCCGGTCGAATGCCGCCACCGTCAAGTCGCGGACCTGTTCGGCGCTGAGGGAGCCTTTGAACTTGTCGCAGGCGACCAGCACCCTGGGCGGTGCGCCGCCACCCCGCCCTGTGGGCGTTCCCCCGGCTCCCGGTTCGCGGCTGGCCACCGGTTGGGTCGAGTCCGGCGTCACGGTGTTCAGGGTAGCCGCTGCCGAATGGCCGGCGCCGTGACCCGGCGCTCGGACCGTCCGCTTGGTCGGGGCGGCCCTTGCGGGCTGACGTGGTGGCACGGCATCGTCGCTGGTCAAAGTGCCACGTCGACCGGGACGTGCAACGCGGCCCTTACCCAAACGGCGCGCGGCGGCCGCCCTGGGCTGGTCACGCCGAGTCCCGGATCACCAGCGTGGTGGGGAAGACGCGCGGCCACGTGCCCCATTCGCCGTCGCGGAGGCGGTTGACCATCAAGTCCGCGCCCGCCAGAGCCAGCTGGGTGATTGGCTGGGCCACTGTGGTGAGGTGCGGTACCACCCGCGTGGCCGTCGGCGAGTCGTCGTAGCCGACCACGGCGAGGTCTTCCGGCACACGCCGCCCGGCCGCGGCGGCGGCTTGAAGCGCGGCGGCGGCCAGGGTGTCGGATTGCGCGAACACGCCGTCCACGGCCGGGTCTGAGCGCAACAGCTCGGCCGCCGCATGGCCGGCGGCAGCGGCCTGAAAGCCCAGTTCAAGGTACGGGCCGGGTCTGAGGCCCGCTTCTCGGTGCGCCCGCAGGTAGCCCGCCCTGCGGTCCAAGGCCGCCAGACGGGTTGACGATCCTGCCAGGCAGGCGACCCGACGGCGGCCTTGGTCAAGCAGATGCTTGGTGGCGACGTAGCCGCCGTTGTCGTTGTCCGCGTCGACGTAGGGCGCGTCAACCCCTTTGGGCGGTCGCCCGACAAACGCGATCGGCAGCTCCAATTCCCGCAGCAATTCCTCCAAGTGCTGGTTGAGGATGAAATGGACCACCATGATCCCGTCCACATTGGAATGGTGAAGAAAGCGTTTGGTGGTGCTGATCGGGTCGGCCGGGTCGGTCAAGGCCAGTTGCGGCTGGAGTCCGGCTTTCCAAAGCCGGTGCGAAATCGCATCGATCGCCTTGGCAATAAAAGGGTCCACGAAAATGGCGGCAGGGCTTTCCGGAGTCACGATGGCGACCTGGTCGGTTCGCTGCCGCGCCAGCGTTCGGGCGGCCCGGTTGGGCACAAAACCGAGTTCCGCGATCGCCTCGTTCACCGCTTCGACGGACTGCGCGGAGGCGACGCCGCCGTTGATCACCCGCGATGCCGTCGACCTCGACACGCCCGCAGCCCGAGCCACCTGGTCGAGTGTTACCGGTTCGCTCATGGACGCCTCCGAAGTGCCGAATTGGCCCGCGCCCGGTGGACGCGCTTCCACAATGCTACAGAAACGGGGACGGTACCTATTTCTTTGTGGGTGCCCGTCCGGTTGGCGATCGGCCGGCGGTGCGCTCGGCGGACAACGAGACAGTC of the Bifidobacteriaceae bacterium genome contains:
- a CDS encoding glycerate kinase, with the protein product MTPDSTQPVASREPGAGGTPTGRGGGAPPRVLVACDKFKGSLSAEQVRDLTVAAFDRAGLAAAGFLVADGGDGTLAAAASAGFRLIPALVHGPTGAPVTTQIARLGGRAVVELADACGLERLPGGRLAPLEASSRGLGEAIRAALAALAEGPRQLIVGVGGSASSDGGLGMVCGLGAALRGRDGRELPARLDLIGPETTLDLAALPPQLANADLVLASDVDAPLLGPGGAVAVFGPQKGLVGADARLREAELAAWADLVARTTGRDLRDAAGAGSAGGVGFGAMAVLGARPQSGIDLVLDMVGFRSALAGAGLVVTGEGRLDRQTLMGKTVAGVARAARAAHTGGVPVVAVCGISELAPADAAGLGLERVYQLADLERDPARSMAEAGSLLTTLCGRLADDWRGRLGEATT
- a CDS encoding LacI family transcriptional regulator, producing MSEPVTLDQVARAAGVSRSTASRVINGGVASAQSVEAVNEAIAELGFVPNRAARTLARQRTDQVAIVTPESPAAIFVDPFIAKAIDAISHRLWKAGLQPQLALTDPADPISTTKRFLHHSNVDGIMVVHFILNQHLEELLRELELPIAFVGRPPKGVDAPYVDADNDNGGYVATKHLLDQGRRRVACLAGSSTRLAALDRRAGYLRAHREAGLRPGPYLELGFQAAAAGHAAAELLRSDPAVDGVFAQSDTLAAAALQAAAAAGRRVPEDLAVVGYDDSPTATRVVPHLTTVAQPITQLALAGADLMVNRLRDGEWGTWPRVFPTTLVIRDSA